From Nitrospirota bacterium, the proteins below share one genomic window:
- a CDS encoding tetratricopeptide repeat protein yields the protein MPDHAARTRDAIIGGDWNAVQAEAEAWVSGLSAAGRQDPRPHFALNVTHLLKGAFKEAWRLHSVCLQEAADIETVRGWVEALLKEQPEQANLQLVAGLFLSQSGQSEQSVDRYKEAIRLDPRSAYPHYFLGQIHERAGRPEQAIKEYREAVKLAPAFAPARMNLGVVYQHQGQLEMAIPQYREVIKLHPDDAMAHANLACALAEQGKMEPAVLEYKEALRLNPGDAEVHFALGGLYEGRGRLDLAQREYEAALKADPSFGAAETAIGWIRLGKGWREEAFESFNRALRANPEDARAYLGIAKVYLLRGKQQSAMENYAQALRLEKDPEKKNQIMNDLFREGNTWDV from the coding sequence ATGCCAGACCACGCGGCACGCACCCGCGACGCCATTATTGGAGGGGACTGGAACGCGGTTCAGGCCGAGGCCGAGGCCTGGGTCTCAGGCCTGTCGGCAGCCGGCCGGCAAGACCCTCGGCCGCACTTTGCCCTGAACGTGACCCATCTTCTAAAGGGGGCATTCAAGGAAGCCTGGCGGCTCCACTCGGTCTGCTTGCAGGAAGCGGCCGACATCGAAACGGTCCGGGGCTGGGTGGAGGCCCTGCTCAAAGAGCAGCCGGAGCAGGCCAACCTGCAGCTCGTGGCCGGGCTGTTCCTGTCCCAGTCGGGCCAGTCCGAACAGTCCGTTGACCGCTACAAGGAAGCCATCCGGCTGGATCCCCGCTCGGCCTACCCCCACTATTTTCTCGGCCAGATCCACGAGCGGGCCGGCCGGCCCGAGCAGGCGATCAAAGAGTATCGGGAAGCGGTGAAGCTGGCGCCCGCCTTCGCCCCGGCCCGGATGAACCTCGGCGTGGTCTACCAGCATCAGGGGCAGTTGGAGATGGCCATTCCCCAGTATCGGGAGGTCATCAAGCTGCACCCCGACGACGCGATGGCGCATGCGAACCTGGCCTGCGCACTGGCGGAGCAGGGGAAGATGGAGCCGGCGGTCCTGGAGTACAAGGAAGCCCTGCGGCTGAATCCCGGCGACGCGGAGGTGCACTTCGCGCTCGGCGGCCTCTACGAGGGCCGCGGGCGCCTGGACCTGGCGCAGAGAGAGTATGAAGCGGCCTTGAAGGCCGACCCCAGCTTCGGGGCGGCGGAGACCGCGATCGGATGGATCCGCTTGGGCAAGGGCTGGCGGGAAGAGGCCTTCGAGTCCTTCAACCGCGCGCTCCGGGCGAATCCGGAGGACGCGCGGGCCTACCTCGGCATCGCCAAGGTGTACCTCCTCCGGGGCAAGCAGCAGTCGGCGATGGAGAACTACGCCCAGGCGCTGCGGCTGGAGAAGGACCCGGAGAAGAAGAACCAGATCATGAACGACCTGTTCCGCGAGGGAAACACCTGGGACGTGTGA
- a CDS encoding ankyrin repeat domain-containing protein has protein sequence MKPESRFVAGLLVLGAALVASACASPLHTAAERGDVQAVRTLLDQGAQVNEEGDPGDKWLHATALHWAAARGHLQVMELLLDRGADVNFRIAHDQTPLHWASGAGQLKAVQLLLDRGADVNAKNAYGDTALHDAAKHGHAQVVRLLLERGAMAGDTNRYGETPAAVAKGEGHPAVAQMLEQAEARQLGTAPFVASSPESASSVPPVSARVQDSDVDQPPVAGRTKQNRYAVVVGIEQYRTKLPKADFAAQDARVMGAYLTKSMGFSEENVAILVNENATRTDMEKYLEHWLPNRVEKDGTVFVYYSGHGAPNPKTGDAYLVPYDGDPSFVEATGYPLKRLYEQLGKLPAKEVVVLLDSCFSGAGGRSVIAKGMRPMVLSVENPVLAGGKTVVLAASKGDQVSSTYDQKGHGLLTYFFLKGLRGEADANKDGSVDLAEVYEYLKPQVERTARREFNNDQTPQLLGSPGLLSKGVRLVERAGTSKP, from the coding sequence ATGAAACCGGAAAGCCGATTCGTGGCGGGGCTGCTGGTGCTCGGCGCGGCGCTGGTCGCAAGCGCCTGCGCGAGTCCTTTGCATACCGCTGCTGAGCGCGGCGATGTCCAGGCCGTACGCACGCTGCTTGACCAGGGAGCCCAGGTGAACGAAGAAGGGGATCCTGGCGACAAATGGCTTCATGCGACGGCCCTGCACTGGGCCGCGGCGAGGGGGCACCTGCAGGTCATGGAGCTGCTACTCGATCGCGGGGCCGATGTCAACTTCAGGATAGCCCATGACCAGACTCCTCTCCACTGGGCGAGTGGAGCCGGCCAGCTCAAGGCTGTACAGCTCCTGCTCGATCGCGGCGCGGACGTAAACGCGAAGAATGCGTATGGTGATACCGCGCTGCACGATGCGGCCAAGCACGGGCACGCGCAGGTTGTCCGGCTCTTGCTGGAACGAGGCGCCATGGCCGGCGACACGAACAGGTATGGGGAGACACCCGCCGCTGTCGCGAAAGGAGAGGGCCACCCGGCCGTGGCCCAGATGCTGGAGCAAGCAGAGGCGCGTCAGCTTGGAACCGCACCGTTTGTGGCGTCCTCTCCCGAATCGGCCTCGTCCGTCCCTCCAGTTTCAGCCAGGGTTCAGGACAGCGATGTGGACCAGCCGCCGGTTGCGGGACGAACCAAGCAGAATCGTTATGCGGTCGTGGTCGGGATCGAGCAGTACCGCACCAAGCTGCCGAAGGCCGACTTCGCCGCTCAGGACGCCAGGGTCATGGGGGCCTATTTGACGAAGAGCATGGGCTTCTCGGAGGAGAACGTCGCGATCCTGGTGAACGAGAACGCCACGCGCACGGACATGGAAAAGTATCTGGAACACTGGCTGCCCAACCGCGTCGAGAAAGACGGCACCGTGTTCGTCTACTATTCCGGGCATGGGGCGCCGAATCCCAAGACCGGCGACGCCTATCTCGTACCCTATGACGGGGACCCAAGCTTCGTGGAGGCAACCGGCTATCCCTTGAAGCGGCTCTATGAGCAGCTTGGCAAACTGCCGGCCAAGGAGGTCGTCGTCCTGCTCGATTCCTGCTTTTCCGGCGCCGGCGGCCGGTCCGTGATCGCCAAGGGCATGAGGCCGATGGTGCTTTCGGTCGAGAACCCGGTGCTGGCCGGCGGGAAAACCGTGGTCCTCGCAGCCAGCAAGGGCGATCAAGTCTCCAGCACCTATGATCAGAAGGGCCACGGGCTGCTCACCTATTTCTTCCTCAAGGGACTGCGGGGCGAGGCGGACGCGAACAAGGACGGATCGGTGGACCTGGCCGAGGTCTACGAATATCTGAAGCCGCAGGTGGAGCGCACCGCCAGGCGGGAGTTCAACAACGATCAGACGCCGCAATTGCTCGGCAGCCCCGGCCTGCTGTCCAAGGGCGTCCGCCTAGTCGAGCGCGCCGGTACATCGAAACCGTAA